In one Dermacentor variabilis isolate Ectoservices chromosome 4, ASM5094787v1, whole genome shotgun sequence genomic region, the following are encoded:
- the LOC142579552 gene encoding uncharacterized protein LOC142579552 isoform X1 has translation MGSCHQTGKRTRDCTTQKRRQPSPPGPPYYCHHCDYVADRPSSLVRHRVIHTGERPFQCHICTRSFSQKAHLKSHMCTHTGERPLRCSVCSMSFVHFVQRSRHMRKHHRHQDTAQ, from the exons ATGGGGTCATGCCACCAGA CAGGAAAAAGGACTCGGGACTGCACAACGCAAAAAAGGCGTCAGCCATCGCCTCCAGGGCCTCCCTACTACTGTCACCATTGTGATTATGTAGCTGACAGACCATCATCTCTAGTCAGGCACCGGGTCATCCACACAGGCGAACGACCATTCCAGTGCCACATCTGCACTCGGAGCTTCTCCCAGAAGGCCCACCTCAAGTCACACATGTGCACGCACACAGGCGAGCGGCCTCTCCGCTGCTCTGTCTGTTCCATGTCCTTCGTGCACTTTGTTCAACGGAGCAGACACATGAGAAAGCATCATCGTCACCAGGATACTGCACAGTGA
- the LOC142579552 gene encoding uncharacterized protein LOC142579552 isoform X2, whose protein sequence is MGSCHQRKRTRDCTTQKRRQPSPPGPPYYCHHCDYVADRPSSLVRHRVIHTGERPFQCHICTRSFSQKAHLKSHMCTHTGERPLRCSVCSMSFVHFVQRSRHMRKHHRHQDTAQ, encoded by the exons ATGGGGTCATGCCACCAGA GAAAAAGGACTCGGGACTGCACAACGCAAAAAAGGCGTCAGCCATCGCCTCCAGGGCCTCCCTACTACTGTCACCATTGTGATTATGTAGCTGACAGACCATCATCTCTAGTCAGGCACCGGGTCATCCACACAGGCGAACGACCATTCCAGTGCCACATCTGCACTCGGAGCTTCTCCCAGAAGGCCCACCTCAAGTCACACATGTGCACGCACACAGGCGAGCGGCCTCTCCGCTGCTCTGTCTGTTCCATGTCCTTCGTGCACTTTGTTCAACGGAGCAGACACATGAGAAAGCATCATCGTCACCAGGATACTGCACAGTGA